The sequence below is a genomic window from Coffea arabica cultivar ET-39 chromosome 4c, Coffea Arabica ET-39 HiFi, whole genome shotgun sequence.
gcacctgcaaccgtccCTGCCCCGAGTCCTTAGACATGTCATCTGGCTTGAAATTCTGCATCAAGACAACATTATGGGTCCGTTTGGACAGGggattatttggaaaaaaaattatataaaatacatAATATCATTAGTTTATGCTGTAGAACATTAGAAATGGGAGAAAGTGACATTTTCACCTCTAATGTGTTAATAATCTTTTCAAGTGCctatatcttttcttttctattttttgttgtgtttttttCGGTttgggttgggggggggggttcaGAATCCATTAATTATCACTTATAAATACTTAATGACTACATCTTGAGATGTTCATAGTTAATCTAATGTCAACCTTGCGTCATGaaggaaaaatatataaaatgcaCAGATAGTGATGTTGTCCATTAGCAGTTCTATCACATAATCTTTCCATTACCTGCCCCAAATTAtcacaacaaaagaaaaatatcaaatGGTGAATAGTTTTTCATACAATAATTGAGCATTATCCTATTTCTCTAACATTTCTAACCTTGTCTTGCAAATATCAACTAGTGTACAAGCATCAATAGCTGGTAGAGATTTCAAGCATCTTTCTTCAAATTCTACCCTTGATGAGGACAAGAAGCAACAAATAATCAGTGAAAGATGAAATGGTACCACAATACCAAATGAAGACGGTAAATTTTCTATCAGAAAAATGGTACTTATATTTAGAACTACCAAAGTTTGATCAGTAAAGTCAACTGATTGAAGCAACATGAAGAAATTCTAGTGCTGCTAAGTAGTGAACTCAAAATGTTTTTGGTGCTCAGATTTTTCTACAATCTTCAGATTGCTGTTATGAACCACAGATGATTCAGGGATTCTCCAGGTTAAAGTCATAAAATAGacccaaagaaaagaaagaaagaaggagaaaaaaagaacTCCTCTATGCTGTAAGTACCGCAACAGCAAAAATCAGTAGATTCTTCCTCATCAATCTCACGTATcaagaaagcaaaagaagacAGAGTATTCAGACTGGTATGTTCATTTTTTAATCTTCTTTTCATTAACTAATAGTTTACCTGTAGGAATGGGCTTCTGTCCTGAAGCTACTACTGATTGGTTTCAAATTTACAATGGggaaagcaagaaacaaaagtcaAGTCCAATTGTGATGGCCAACTTAGCTATTCCCACAATTGATCTCTCTCCTTTCTTCAACAATGAAGATGCTGAGAACAGCAAGAAGAGAGTTAAAGAAATTATTCGCCAAGCCTGCTCTGAATATGGCTTCTTCCAGATTGTGAACCATGGGGTACCCCTGGATTTGTTAAGCAGAGCAATGGAGCTCTCAAAGGCATTTTTCAGGTTCTCAGATGAGGAGAAGCTCGAGTGTAATCCTAATGCCGGAGCACCTCTTCTGGCCGGTTATAGCAAGCAGCCTGAGATATCACCTGACAAGAATGAATACATTCTCATGTTTCCACCTGAAACTGGCTTCAATATACTGCCCAGTAATCCGCCTGATTTCAGGTAAATTCCACAGCATTCTCATCAATGAATCAAGAATATATCAATTCTGCATTTATTATTGTGATTATTATGTGTGTTTAGCTCTGTTAAAAGTAATTGATACCCTAGTTTCGGTCGTCCCTTTTGATCAATATTTACTACTCTGAAAGGCCTACCCTTTGACATATTGTTTTTGTTCAATTTGATTATCATTACCAGGGAAGCAATGGAAGAGTTGTTCAGTTATTTCACCAAGGCTGGTCAATTGGTAGAGAGCATCATGAATGACTCTCTTGGTCTCCCTGAAAACTTCCTGAAAGAGTACAATAATGATAGGAGCTGGGATTTTATGGTGGCTATGCACTATTTTCCAGCTACTGAATCTGAGAACAATGGAATAACGCCACATGAAGATGGAAACACCGTAACATTCGTTGTTCAAGACGAAGCTGGAGGACTTGAAGTTTGCAAGAATGGAGAATGGATTCCAGTGATCCCTGAACTGGGCAAAATAGTGGTCAATCTAGGTGATTCAATTCAGGTAAATTGTAGGTAGTTTGCAGGAACACCATATTTCTCTGATTTCTAATGGCTTCATCTTGTCAAAGATTAATATCACTTTCTTAacattcttttcatttttttctattGTTATCTAAGGCACAAAGTGTTTGCAGGTGATGACCAACAAAAAGTTTAAAAGTGCAACTCACAGAGTTGTAAGGCCTAAAGGAAGAAGCAGACACTCTTTTGCATTCTTCTATAATATACAAGGAGACAAGTGGGTAGAACCATTGCCACAATTCACTAAAGAGATTGGAGAGACAGCAAAGTACAGGGGGTTCTTCTACAAGGATTACCAGGCATTGAGAATGAGAAACAAGACTCATCCATCAGCAAGACCCGAAGATGCCATCAACATCACTCATTATGAAATTTCGACCTCATGAAGCACGAGTTTTACATGTTGCCTACatgaaatataaataaattagatcATCATTGTGCACTTTTGGGGAGAAAATGCTTATCAGGACATGCATGTATAAGTATGAGATTTTGCATTGAAAATATGATTCTGTTTGATGTTAGTGTCTGTGTGTAAGTCATATCATTGCTTCAGTTTTTATATTATTAGCTAAAAGGTACAAGAAGATCTCACTGAAGTTAAAATCCTCACTTAATGTGGAAAAGAGCGGAGACTGCactaaaaaatgataaaaattacAGGGATACACAGTGCTCTTTGATTCCTTGCAATCAAGTAGCAGCTTTTAGTAATCATAGTATTAGTTTATCTTAATCTTCTACAGCCCCCTGAAACCTCAAACATGAAAATAAGCGGTGCAAaagcttttaaaaaaaatatcagCTAATTGGTAAGTAGAGCTAACATATTGTGTCCCAACTCCCCAGTAGTCGTTGATAGGttataattttatcatttattttattgttaatttcccctattacctaaTTCAAGGTGAATTAATTGTTAAATTCTATTCACTTTTAGtgttttgcatttatttcagggagtagaacaaaaatatgataacaaaTGTCAATTTAACAGAAAAAGATTCCAAGTCATAGAGCTTATCCGAGGGGCATAGTTGGCAAAGAAAAATTTGTTCCCATCTTGGTAATTGCTGATGAGGGCGGAAGACagtataaaaagaagaaaaaggaacgCAGGGctggtcttcttcttcctctccggAAGGAGAGCCGCCGCACAGGAGACTACTAGATAGAAAGGAGAATTAGGAGTAGAGGATTTTTCTGTCTCCTTTAGTTTAGTTTTTCCTTTGACTTTTCCTT
It includes:
- the LOC113740326 gene encoding flavonol synthase/flavanone 3-hydroxylase-like isoform X1 → MGFCPEATTDWFQIYNGESKKQKSSPIVMANLAIPTIDLSPFFNNEDAENSKKRVKEIIRQACSEYGFFQIVNHGVPLDLLSRAMELSKAFFRFSDEEKLECNPNAGAPLLAGYSKQPEISPDKNEYILMFPPETGFNILPSNPPDFREAMEELFSYFTKAGQLVESIMNDSLGLPENFLKEYNNDRSWDFMVAMHYFPATESENNGITPHEDGNTVTFVVQDEAGGLEVCKNGEWIPVIPELGKIVVNLGDSIQVMTNKKFKSATHRVVRPKGRSRHSFAFFYNIQGDKWVEPLPQFTKEIGETAKYRGFFYKDYQALRMRNKTHPSARPEDAINITHYEISTS
- the LOC113740326 gene encoding flavonol synthase/flavanone 3-hydroxylase-like isoform X2, giving the protein MANLAIPTIDLSPFFNNEDAENSKKRVKEIIRQACSEYGFFQIVNHGVPLDLLSRAMELSKAFFRFSDEEKLECNPNAGAPLLAGYSKQPEISPDKNEYILMFPPETGFNILPSNPPDFREAMEELFSYFTKAGQLVESIMNDSLGLPENFLKEYNNDRSWDFMVAMHYFPATESENNGITPHEDGNTVTFVVQDEAGGLEVCKNGEWIPVIPELGKIVVNLGDSIQVMTNKKFKSATHRVVRPKGRSRHSFAFFYNIQGDKWVEPLPQFTKEIGETAKYRGFFYKDYQALRMRNKTHPSARPEDAINITHYEISTS